Below is a window of Oceaniferula flava DNA.
ACAGCAGGAGGTGACGGGGGCTTAACCCTTGTCATCAAGGTATTTCCAATCGCCTTTGTAGCGCTTGAAGCGTGAGTGCTCGTGCTGCTCGTGCGGTTCGCCTTCGACGTAGCACTCGGCCAGGAACTCCACCTTGCCGGTCTTGTCCGAGGGGCCGCCTTTGGAAGTCTTGAGGATGGTGAGGAACTGCCAGCTGATGTTGTGGATTTTCTTTTCCAACTGCTTTTTCAAACCGGGCTCCCGGGTGTCAGGGTGGGTGGTTTCCACGATGTAGTCGCTGAGACGGAAAAAGTAGGCGCTGTAACGCGAACGCATCAGCTCTTCTGCGGTGGCTGCTTTCGCTTTGCGATAGTGCAGCGGCATGCAGCAGAGGTAATAGCTAACGCCACTCTTACAGGGACACAGCGACTCGGCACGTGTCTTGGGGGCCTCGTCTTGGACGTCATCTTCCGGCAGGTCTTCAATGGGATCGCTCACAGCCGTGATGCTAGGCCGTGACGGCGTCTTATCCAATGATAATCGGACGAGGGGAGGGTTTTACTTTTTCGGCACTTCGATCAGCAACGGAGATTGCGCAAGATCGGAGGGCGCGACGGCCAGTTCATTGAGCGGTAGATTATTCACTGCTCCATAGCGCTGCTTGGCGATGCGCTGCACGGTCGGGTGTTTCAAGTTGTAGGCTTTGAACGGACGTGGCTGGCAGAGCTCGATGCCGCCGGCTTCTTTGTAAACTTTCCAGACGAGCTCGGAGCAGTAGATCTTGTCGTCTGACCAGCGGAACTGGAGGTCGTAGTTCTTGCCCAGCTGTTGATTGCAGTAGTGTTCCGCCCGCGCCATGGTTTGTGCATTGATGTGCTGCTCGGCGTTTTTTAATCGCATCGCGTAAAAGGTCGAGGGACTGCGTGCGATGAAGCTTTTCAAGGGAGTGATGCGCACCGGCTGAACCGCTTCGATCACCATCGGGTCTCCGTTTCGAAAAAACACCATGCCGACGTGAGTCCATGGGGAGTTGGTCGCGGCTTTGATGGCCTTGCCCTGACTGCTGTTGGTCGATTGGAAAACGATGTCTCCGTTCTGCAGTTGGTAGGGATTATGGCTGCGGGATTTGAACAGACCGGCGAGGGCGACCGAGCCAAAGGTCAGGGCGCAGAGGAGGAGCAGGGCGACAGGTTTTTTCATAGTTCCAATACCCTCTCACGAATGGAAACGTTCTGAAAGTCACTAATCTCGATGTTGACATCGATTCAAGTGATATAGCGTGAACGTTTTGGCTACAGCTGAGGGATGACCAAGGGGGCTGCGGCTCGGCTTGGGAAATACAGCGGATTCCACAGAGATTTGGCCTCCGTCACACGGATACTATGGCTTTTATCAAACTCGAGCATCCGCAGCTGCTCCCGGGCGAAACTGGTGCTGATCACGTTGAGGTTGGATTCGTCATTGGTGTAGAGCGATCGACAGTCAAAGTTCGCCGAGCCAACCGAGGAGAACACTCCGTCGACCACCATCACCTTACAGTGCAGCATCGCTTTTTGGTATTCGTAAATATGCACTCCTGCTTTCAGTAAGCGATGGTATTGCAGGCGTGAGAAATAGCGCAGAGGCCAGGCGTCGATGTATTTCCCCGGAACAATCAACTCCACGTGCACTCCACGCTTTCGGGCGTCGATGATGGCATCCAGAATGGCTCCGTCTGGCAGCATGTAGGAGTTCTCGATGATGATGCTTTTCTGCGCGGATGCCAGCACCTGACGGTAGAGGTGGGGCACGGTGTAGAGATTGTCTTTCGGGCCGGAAACGAAGTTCTGAGCACGGTGGTTACCGGTCTTTATGAGTTGCGGGTAGTAGTCGGAGCCCGCCAATGTTTCGCCGCCGGTGTGCTCCCAGTTGTCGTTGAAATCGCGCTGCAATTGCGCGACCACCGGGCCGGTGACCTGGTAATGGTTCTCGCGCCAATTGTCCGGCGTTTCGGTGTCGCCGGTCCAGGCGTTGGCCACACCGCAGCCACCGGTGAAGCCGATTTTTCCATCCACCACCATCAGCTTGCGGTGGTCTCTGACGTTGTAGCGCAGTGGGTGGCGGAAAAATTGATCGTGATAGAAATGCACCTGCACCCCGGCGGAGCGGAGTTGGGCCAGGTTGTCGTCGCCGGCATGTTCGGAGCCAAAGGCATCGAGAATCAAATGCACCTTCACCCCGGCCTTGGCCCGGTCGCAGAAGACGGCGACAAAATCCCGGGTGACCCCGCCATTGATGAAGGCGTAGGTTTCAAAGGTGATACTTTTCTGCGCCGAACGGGCGGCCTTGAGCATGGCCGGGTAGAATTCGTCTCCATTCATCAGGGAGGTGACGTGGTTGCCATCCACCCAGGGGGAGCGCACTGCGCGGGCCGTGGCCTGCTCAAAGGCTGGCTGACCAATCGCCGCCGCGGTTTCGATCGGTTGACGTTTGGCAATCCTCCGTCCCGGCGCACAGGCGGCCAAGCCAAGCAGGCAGATGAGCACCATCCAGCACTGTGCGTGCCGGCGAAAACGGTGAGTCGGTGACATGGAAGGGTGGTGAGACATCGTCGGCAGATGCCATAGCCAATCTCACGGAAAAGACAAGTCCGGTGCAGGGCGCTACGCTATAAGGCTGGATATCTCGCCGCAGATGTTCCAGTCTTTGGGGGTGCAGGAAATAGTCATCAAAGGAGCGCGCCAACACAATCTCAAGGACATCGATGTGAGCATCCCCAAGGAGAAGTTGGTGGTGATCACCGGCCCGAGTGGCAGTGGCAAATCATCATTGGCCTTCCACACGCTCTACGCCGAGGGGCAGCGTCGTTACGTCGAGAGCTTGAGCAGCTACGCCCGACAGTTCCTCGACCAGTTTGACAAGCCGGAGGTGGACTCCATCGAGGGCCTCAGCCCGGCAATTGCTATCGAGCAGCGCAGTGGCGGGATGAACCCGCGGTCGACCATTGCCACCGCCACCGAAATCTACGATTACCTGCGCATTCTCTACTCGGCCATCGGCATTCCCCACGATCCGTCCACTGGCGAACGCTTGGAGAAAATGACCGCCAAGGACATCATCGATGCGCTCTCGGCGCGGCCGGAAGGCACGAAGGTCGTGCTGCTGGCACCGGTTCCGAAAGAGGAAGCCGCGGAACCGA
It encodes the following:
- a CDS encoding phospholipase D-like domain-containing protein; protein product: MSPTHRFRRHAQCWMVLICLLGLAACAPGRRIAKRQPIETAAAIGQPAFEQATARAVRSPWVDGNHVTSLMNGDEFYPAMLKAARSAQKSITFETYAFINGGVTRDFVAVFCDRAKAGVKVHLILDAFGSEHAGDDNLAQLRSAGVQVHFYHDQFFRHPLRYNVRDHRKLMVVDGKIGFTGGCGVANAWTGDTETPDNWRENHYQVTGPVVAQLQRDFNDNWEHTGGETLAGSDYYPQLIKTGNHRAQNFVSGPKDNLYTVPHLYRQVLASAQKSIIIENSYMLPDGAILDAIIDARKRGVHVELIVPGKYIDAWPLRYFSRLQYHRLLKAGVHIYEYQKAMLHCKVMVVDGVFSSVGSANFDCRSLYTNDESNLNVISTSFAREQLRMLEFDKSHSIRVTEAKSLWNPLYFPSRAAAPLVIPQL
- a CDS encoding YchJ family protein, with amino-acid sequence MSDPIEDLPEDDVQDEAPKTRAESLCPCKSGVSYYLCCMPLHYRKAKAATAEELMRSRYSAYFFRLSDYIVETTHPDTREPGLKKQLEKKIHNISWQFLTILKTSKGGPSDKTGKVEFLAECYVEGEPHEQHEHSRFKRYKGDWKYLDDKG
- a CDS encoding YiiX family permuted papain-like enzyme, yielding MKKPVALLLLCALTFGSVALAGLFKSRSHNPYQLQNGDIVFQSTNSSQGKAIKAATNSPWTHVGMVFFRNGDPMVIEAVQPVRITPLKSFIARSPSTFYAMRLKNAEQHINAQTMARAEHYCNQQLGKNYDLQFRWSDDKIYCSELVWKVYKEAGGIELCQPRPFKAYNLKHPTVQRIAKQRYGAVNNLPLNELAVAPSDLAQSPLLIEVPKK